One region of Candidatus Poribacteria bacterium genomic DNA includes:
- a CDS encoding AAA family ATPase, which yields MAKQIALFNHKGGVGKTTMTFNLGWMLAEKGKKVIIVDCDPQCNLTGMVLGFKNAEDFAAMYGSDAVTNIRDGLAPAFESRPALIEPVNCAPIKGQSNMHLLPGHIGLAEYEVTLGIAQELSGSLVTLQNLPGSLHYLFSKTAERYNADFILIDMSPSLGPINQNLLTTSDYFIVPMFPDYFSAMATESLASILPKWAAWARQGKKLSILQEAIYPFPDKHPKFLGTIIQNFRIKKGVPAAAFQRWIEEIKKGVRTKLLPMLRENDMLLPDELYWQANRIGSDTIQLDLFFEDTASQPLLQLSDFNTLIALSQEHKAPVFNLTDNQLGKEGVVLETMRKSMHMFRVLFSEGADRILTLTEDA from the coding sequence ATGGCAAAACAGATTGCACTTTTCAACCACAAAGGTGGTGTCGGTAAGACAACAATGACCTTCAATCTCGGTTGGATGTTGGCCGAGAAAGGAAAGAAGGTGATTATTGTTGACTGTGACCCGCAGTGTAATCTCACTGGTATGGTGCTTGGCTTCAAGAATGCTGAGGATTTTGCCGCAATGTATGGCTCAGATGCGGTAACGAATATCCGAGATGGGCTTGCCCCTGCTTTTGAATCGCGTCCTGCTCTCATTGAACCCGTGAACTGTGCTCCAATCAAGGGTCAATCGAATATGCACCTGTTACCAGGGCATATCGGTCTTGCGGAATACGAAGTCACTTTGGGCATTGCGCAGGAACTGTCTGGTTCACTGGTAACGCTCCAGAATTTGCCGGGATCTTTACACTATCTTTTCTCCAAAACTGCTGAAAGATATAATGCGGATTTTATCCTGATAGACATGAGCCCAAGTTTGGGCCCGATTAACCAAAACTTGTTGACAACGAGCGACTATTTCATTGTTCCTATGTTTCCTGACTACTTCTCGGCGATGGCAACGGAGAGTCTCGCTTCAATTTTACCGAAATGGGCAGCGTGGGCGCGGCAAGGTAAAAAGTTGTCTATCCTTCAAGAAGCGATTTATCCTTTCCCTGACAAACACCCCAAATTTCTGGGTACTATTATTCAGAACTTCCGAATTAAGAAGGGCGTTCCTGCCGCCGCCTTCCAACGGTGGATCGAAGAGATAAAGAAGGGTGTTCGAACCAAACTCCTACCTATGTTACGTGAAAACGATATGCTCCTGCCGGATGAATTGTATTGGCAGGCAAATCGAATTGGATCAGATACAATTCAGTTGGATCTTTTCTTTGAAGATACAGCAAGCCAACCACTTCTCCAGTTGTCAGACTTCAACACACTGATTGCCCTCTCCCAAGAACACAAAGCCCCAGTTTTTAATTTGACCGATAACCAACTTGGAAAAGAAGGGGTTGTGCTTGAAACCATGAGGAAATCTATGCACATGTTTCGAGTTTTATTTTCTGAAGGCGCGGACCGAATACTCACGCTTACCGAAGATGCTTAG